The following proteins come from a genomic window of Sorghum bicolor cultivar BTx623 chromosome 3, Sorghum_bicolor_NCBIv3, whole genome shotgun sequence:
- the LOC8085661 gene encoding cytokinin dehydrogenase 5, with protein MARCLMFMPLFLVSSLITTVGLPVEPPAELLQLGGGDVGGGRLSVDASDIAEASRDFGGLARAADAEVEPMAVFQPRVAGDVAGLVRAAFGSARGFRVSARGHGHSISGQAQAPGGVVVDMSHGPGAAARARARALPVYSPALGGHYVDVWGGDLWIDVLNWTLSHGGLAPRSWTDYLYLSVGGTLSNAGISGQAFHHGPQISNVYELDVVTGKGEVVTCSATENPDLFFGALGGLGQFGIITRARIALERAPQRVRWIRALYSNFTEFTADQERLISLGSGSGGRRFDYVEGFVVAAEGLINNWRSSFFSPQNPVKLSSLKHHSGVLYCLEVTKNYDDDTAGSVDQDVDALLGELNFLPGTVFTTDLPYVDFLDRVHKAELKLRAKGMWEVPHPWLNLFVPASRIADFDRGVFRGVLGGRTAGAGGPILIYPMNKHKWDPRSSVVTPDEEVFYLVAFLRSALPGAPESLEALVRQNQRILDFCAEAGISAKQYLPNHKAQHEWAEHFGAARWERFQRLKAEFDPRAILATGQGIFRPPGSTPLVADS; from the exons ATGGCGCGGTGCCTGATGTTCATGCCGCTGTTCCTCGTCTCCTCCCTCATCACCACCGTGGGGCTGCCGGTGGAGCCGCCCGCGGAGCTTCTGCAGCTCGGAGGcggcgacgtcggcggcgggcgCCTCAGCGTCGACGCGTCCGACATCGCCGAGGCGTCGCGCGACTTCGGGGGCCTCGCccgcgccgccgacgccgaggTCGAGCCCATGGCGGTGTTCCAGCCGCGCGTGGCCGGCGACGTGGCGGGCCTGGTCCGCGCCGCGTTCGGTTCGGCGCGCGGCTTCCGCGTCTCCGCGCGTGGCCACGGCCACTCCATCAGCGGGCAGGCGCAGGCCCCCGGCGGCGTGGTGGTGGACATGAGCCACGGGCCCGGCGccgcggcgcgggcgcgggcgcgggcatTGCCCGTGTACTCGCCGGCGCTGGGCGGGCACTACGTGGACGTCTGGGGCGGCGACCTGTGGATCGACGTGCTCAACTGGACGCTCTCCCACGGCGGGCTCGCGCCGCGGTCGTGGACGGACTACCTCTACCTGTCCGTTGGCGGCACCCTCTCCAACGCCGGCATCAGCGGGCAGGCGTTCCACCACGGGCCACAGATCAGCAATGTCTACGAGCTCGACGTCGTCACAG GGAAGGGAGAGGTGGTGACCTGctcggcgacggagaacccggacCTATTCTTCGGCGCGCTCGGCGGGCTGGGCCAGTTCGGCATCATCACGCGGGCGCGCATCGCCCTGGAGCGTGCTCCCCAAAGG GTTCGGTGGATCCGGGCGCTCTACTCCAACTTCACCGAGTTCACGGCGGACCAGGAGCGCCTCATCTCcctcggcagcggcagcggcggccgcCGGTTCGACTACGTGGAGGgcttcgtcgtcgccgccgaggGCCTCATCAACAACTGGAGGTCCTCCTTCTTCTCGCCGCAGAACCCGGTGAAGCTCAGCTCGCTCAAGCACCACTCCGGCGTCCTCTACTGCCTCGAGGTCACCAAGAACTACGACGACGACACCGCCGGGTCGGTCGACCAG GATGTGGATGCGCTGCTGGGCGAGCTCAACTTCCTCCCTGGCACGGTGTTCACGACGGACCTGCCGTACGTGGACTTCCTTGACCGCGTGCACAAGGCGGAGCTGAAGCTGCGCGCCAAGGGAATGTGGGAGGTGCCGCACCCGTGGCTGAACCTCTTCGTGCCGGCGTCCCGCATCGCCGACTTCGACCGCGGCGTCTTCCGTGGCGTGCTTGGGGGACgcaccgccggcgccggcggccccATCCTCATCTACCCCATGAACAAGCACAA gtgggacccgaggagctcgGTGGTGACCCCGGACGAGGAGGTGTTCTACCTGGTGGCGTTCCTGCGGTCGGCGCTGCCGGGCGCGCCGGAGAGCCTGGAGGCGCTGGTGCGGCAGAACCAGCGGATCCTCGACTTCTGCGCGGAGGCCGGCATCAGCGCCAAGCAGTACCTGCCCAACCACAAGGCGCAGCACGAGTGGGCGGAGCACTTCGGCGCCGCCAGGTGGGAGCGGTTCCAAAGGCTCAAGGCCGAGTTCGACCCCAGGGCCATCCTGGCCACCGGGCAGGGCATCTTCCGGCCGCCCGGCTCGACGCCGCTCGTGGCCGACTCGTAG
- the LOC110433750 gene encoding uncharacterized protein LOC110433750 has protein sequence MDIFYKPVGRDRRFFVKIKNLHRFRVDMFLSVIDRQLLELNERFDEVNTELLICMASFNPINSFAAFDKDKLVKLAGFYPNDFSVLELRHLPSSLTLYINDMLADERFKNVRTLAELSVKLVETSKCERHEVVYKLLKLVLVLPVATASVERVFSVMNYVKNKLRNKIGDQYLNDCLVTFIEREFFLRVKDKDIINRFQAMKDRKVKGRL, from the coding sequence ATGGACATATTCTACAAGCCTGTAGGAAGAGATAGAAGGTTCtttgtcaagatcaagaatctACATCGTTTCCGTGTTGATATGTTCTTAAGCGTCATTGATAGGCAGCTTCTGGAGCTTAATGAAAGGTTTGATGAGGTAAACACAGAGTTGCTTATTTGCATGGCTTCATTCAATCCTATTAATTCATTTGCTGCTTTTGACAAAGACAAATTGGTTAAGCTTGCTGGATTTTATCCCAATGATTTCTCAGTCTTAGAGTTGAGACATCTGCCCTCTTCACTTACTTTGTACATCAATGATATGCTTGCTGATGAAAGGTTCAAAAATGTGAGAACTCTTGCTGAGCTTTCTGTTAAGCTTGTTGAAACAAGCAAGTGTGAAAGACATGAAGTTGTTTACAAGCTTCTCAAATTGGTGCTAGTGCTTCCAGTAGCAACTGCAAGTGTTGAGAGAGTCTTTTCTGTCATGAATTATGTGAAGAACAAATTGAGAAATAAAATTGGAGATCAATACTTGAATGATTGCTTGGTTACATTTATTGAGCGGGAGTTCTTTCTACGAGTTAAAGACAAAGACATTATCAACCGCTTCCAAGCTATGAAGGATCGCAAAGTTAAAGGACGTTTATAG
- the LOC110433808 gene encoding jacalin-related lectin 3 encodes MNFKGSSGKNLMTIGPWGGLGGDLWDDGVNSAVCQIIISHGAAIDSIQFEYELRGGLVWSEKHGTSDGGSKTDQVKLNYPEEVLTSISGCYGAVGSSVVIRSLTFESNCSKYGPFGTEQGTSFSLPMFSGKIVGFHGRSGSCLHSIGCHLNKENTTKLSKNAPSALRSITRSFDRNGHRYADRSAGYDMVLAVKDRGDNYNVLTSSLPKEQYPNPSKMSKMVSIPSFYSDNGTMTISTPVRFGPWGGNGGTIFDDGIYTGVRQINLTRGLGISSMKVLYDRNGQAIWGDKRGVSGGARPEKVVFDFPSEILTHITGYFGSTMIMGPTVIKSLTFHTTKKSHGPFGDEHGTFFSSCLTDGRIVGFHGRAGWYIDSIGVHVLEGKVLSQRVDTEFADASPSRQSDMLALARREIGDEVTYGVVKEPIPIGPGPWGGDGGKPWDDGVYTGVKQIYIMRSDFIGSVQIEYDRSGQSIWSTKHGNGGQITHRIKLDYPHEVLTCIYGYYNTCVEEGPRVLRSLTFVSSRGKYGPFGDEIGTYFTSATTKGKVVGFHGRSSLYLDAIGVHMQHWLGDMKTTTSASNSKYYISRYLF; translated from the exons ATG AACTTCAAAGGTTCATCTGGGAAGAATTTAATGACGATCGGGCCATGGGGAGGTCTAGGAGGAGATCTATGGGACGATGGTGTTAACTCTGCAGTGTGCCAGATCATTATCAGTCATGGTGCGGCCATTGATTCCATACAGTTCGAGTATGAGCTGAGAGGAGGCTTAGTCTGGTCAGAGAAGCATGGGACTAGTGATGGAGGCTCAAAAACTGATCAG GTGAAACTTAACTACCCTGAGGAAGTTCTCACATCTATCAGTGGCTGCTATGGTGCAGTGGGATCTTCAGTTGTCATAAGATCACTTACCTTTGAGAGCAACTGCTCCAAGTACGGGCCTTTTGGCACCGAGCAAGGGACATCCTTCTCACTCCCCATGTTCAGCGGCAAAATTGTCGGCTTTCACGGCCGTTCCGGATCGTGCCTCCACTCCATAGGCTGTCATCTCAACAAAGAGAACACAACTAAGCTGTCAAAAAATGCGCCGTCTGCGCTTCGGAGCATCACAAGATCTTTTGACAGGAACGGGCACAGGTATGCAGATAGAAGTGCTGGGTATGACATGGTTCTTGCAGTGAAGGACAGAGGTGACAACTACAATGTCCTTACTAGCAGTCTTCCAAAGGAGCAGTATCCTAATCCATCTAAGATGAGCAAG ATGGTATCAATTCCAAGTTTCTACTCGGATAATGGGACCATGACTATAAGCACTCCAGTGAGGTTTGGTCCCTGGGGTGGAAATGGTGGTACCATATTTGATGATGGAATATACACTGGTGTCCGACAAATCAATTTAACACGGGGACTAGGGATATCTTCCATGAAGGTTCTCTATGATCGTAACGGACAGGCCATATGGGGTGACAAGCGTGGAGTCAGTGGGGGTGCTAGACCTGAAAAG GTTGTATTCGATTTTCCATCAGAGATCTTGACTCATATAACCGGTTACTTTGGCTCCACGATGATTATGGGTCCGACGGTGATCAAATCACTCACATTCCACACAACAAAGAAGAGCCATGGACCATTTGGGGACGAACATGGCACCTTCTTCTCCAGCTGTTTGACCGATGGAAGGATAGTAGGATTTCATGGCAGGGCAGGATGGTACATCGACAGCATTGGAGTTCATGTTCTGGAAGGGAAGGTGTTGTCACAGAGAGTCGACACAGAATTCGCCGACGCAAGCCCGTCTCGACAGTCTGACATGCTTGCACTAGCACGAAGGGAAATCGGAGACGAG GTTACATACGGTGTGGTGAAAGAACCCATACCAATAGGTCCAGGACCATGGGGTGGGGACGGAGGCAAGCCGTGGGACGATGGCGTCTACACTGGCGTCAAACAAATCTACATCATGAGAAGCGATTTCATCGGGTCTGTTCAGATCGAGTATGACAGGAGTGGGCAGTCCATCTGGTCTACCAAGCATGGAAATGGTGGGCAGATAACACACAGG ATCAAGCTTGACTATCCACACGAGGTGCTGACCTGCATCTACGGGTACTACAACACCTGCGTGGAAGAAGGGCCCAGGGTGTTGAGATCGCTCACCTTCGTCAGCAGCCGAGGGAAGTACGGCCCGTTCGGCGACGAGATCGGGACCTACTTCACCTCCGCTACGACTAAGGGGAAGGTGGTCGGCTTCCATGGCCGGAGCAGCCTCTACTTGGACGCCATTGGAGTGCACATGCAGCACTGGCTGGGAGACATGAAAACTACCACTAGCGCTTCCAACTCCAAGTACTACATCTCTAGGTATCTGTTCTGA